Genomic segment of Cottoperca gobio unplaced genomic scaffold, fCotGob3.1 fCotGob3_183arrow_ctg1, whole genome shotgun sequence:
aaaaaacaaaacagtctaaaagtattttttttgttttcttgtgaaaCTATAGCGTTCCCAAAATGAAGCATTGCTTATGTTCATGATGCTCCTCTTGACTTATTTGTAGGACTATGACAGCATATGTAGGTGTGCATCCAGGTCCAGATCCAGCAACAGCAATGACACCAGGTTCACAAACACATCAATTTCACACCATAACACGACATGAGATCTTCAGAGACAACAACGGGACCCATGACAtcatgctgctgcagctccctcGGGCTACTAACATTATACCTGTACCACTTCCTAACGCCACTGACTGTGTAAATAATATCCCCATGTGAGTTGTGATCGTTCTCCTTCAATATGTCTGAAAGCTCAACTGTAGaactttttaaaatctgtttttgttataaaaactttgttttgcttctttcaGACGGGCTGAAGTTCAGATTGCAGGTTATGGAAACACAACTGCTGAGGGTCGTTTCAGTGAGACACATCTTGTGTTTAACAGTTATACACGTTTATCACAGTTCTTATTTGAACGTGTATGTTTGTTAACACTGCTGACACATAATAACATCAAATACATCTTTGTTTAGTCTTAAAGGTGTGTTGCTGcttattcattatatttatgTATCTTTCTTTCCAAGCCTAACTAAACCAATGTGGTCACATGTATTTATCAAAGCAGATGAATGACATCATTAAAAATGCTTTGGATTCTTAAAGATTCTTCAAAgatgtttgaatgtattttataaaagtataaataatcatatttcaTTGGGAGGGTTCAGCAGAGTTCTTCCTGTGTACAGTACTTGTTATTTAGATAATAATCAAGCTTTTTGGTCTTTTCTTATCTAGATGGGACCTGGGCAGATGTCCTCCACTGTGCACTTACGGACGTTGTCGACTGTGGAAGGCTCATGCAACATCTACAGAACTACCCGGTGTTCTTCGCCGAGCATGTCTATCAACACTTGTTCTGTGTCCAAAGAGCCAGAGTGGATACCTGTCCAGTGAGTTGACTTCTAACCTTATATCTATTCTACAGTCAGTACAGATGTTACCACTTTATACTTCAATAAATGATACAAAGCCTGTAAACAAACAATCTTTAAACCTCTCTCACAGGGAGACTCTGGAGGAGGAGTGGTGTTCAACGGCAAGATCTACGGTGTCATTTCTTTCACTGGTGATGTTAACAACGCCTGTTCTGAAGCAGCTGGATTCATGGAAGTCTGTAGATACAGAACATGGATCAATGGGATAATGAGTAACCCCTAGAGAGGTTAATTGTGAAATGTCATTTAACAGACTTTCCACATGTTTGGAGACAGATTGTTGGGTTCTTGCCATTGACACATTTACAATTAGTTGGTTTATTCTTAAGacaaacaataattattattctgaCGTTGTTTCAGAAGCTAGTTTCTGAGTTACAAATGTTAGTTTacaaatgtttgcattaaaaaataaatatatatctgtatctcttttttaaattcaaattggGAAAACACAATTGGAAACTTACCCCTGAGTTAGTTCAACATGTTTTGCAGGTTATTATAAAGAGATTGTCTTGTGAAACTACAAAGGGTCAAATATAAGAGTCTGCTAATCTTTAGAACCTGCTGATGACGAGGACACTGTTCTCTGGATGTTCTCTCTGTTGGCAGATTTACACAAAGTcatgtttttcaaatatatCCTGCAAAATCAACTTCTTGTACAATGTTGTctgttgaaataaaataaagagaattCACAATCCTTATTTCActgattgtttgtgtttttatgaaatctgtgaaataaatacatgaacaGAAATCTGCATTTTCGTCCATGTGGAGGCAGCTTGTTcctaaatatacatataatatataatatatatactctatactctatatgtataatacatatattcatatagagtatatatataatatataatatatatactctatatgaatatatatatatatatatatatatatatatatatatatatatatatatatatatatatatatatatatatatatacatatatatatatatatatatatatatatatgtatatataatatatatattatatatatatatatatatgtctcagagaggtgagagagattTATTCAGAAGGCAAAACAAGTagtttctcttctgtcttttctctcactTGTGGTTTTTATGGAGATCGTAGTTTGTCCTGCAGTTTGTTGAGAACATCGTGTTGtaaacacgtctctgtgttttctccaGAGCACCTGACTGCACATTCAAATGAAAGCATGCCACAGCAGAACACCTTGTCACGTGAAGACAGTCCCTGTTGATCCTAAGTGTAGATGTCTGGCCCAAGTTATCAAACCGAGGATAATCTGGTGTGTAAAGGCTGCTGTTTGACAGATGGTTAAGATCTGAACAGGCTTTAGGGTGGAAAGAAAGATATATGGATGTAATgcttcccaaacacacacaaagctaaaTCTATTCAAACCTGCTGAACGCCATTTAGTTTGCAGTCTGTGCACAAACTGACTGCAGTCTGtagaataaacatttattagaaATGATGTAAATTGTTCACTTTGACTCTTAATGAGTAACATTTATTCtgtcttttacattttggttCTCTCTACTTTATGCATTATCTCTGCTTAATTTACAGCGTTTGGAAACTCactaatgttttttaattgctgCACGCACTGAGGGTGTATACTCTTTAGCAGTACGTTAACAAATCCGTTTAACGTGTCCCTTTCATTCGGCTCTTAACAAATAgtttacactttatatttaatcATTCTTCAGTGCCAGATTGCAGAAGTTTAGCAAAACATTGCAGAGGAACTCctttgaaatatatttgtaatttcTCTAATGGAAACTTTCCGGTCCCGAGTTCAGAGATGAAACTGATCATAAGACACACGACCTCTACAAACAACAAGTTCAATTATTATTCCGATATAAAGAGCGCTTTGCATTTAATAGTGGCCTTTAAATCTGAGCAGTGTTGCCAGCTACTGGAGACTAATCTAGAGACTTTATATTTTTGAGAAGTGACGGCCTGTTTCAATGGCAAAAacttaagaaagaaagaagaaagttcatttgtagttctgaacatatttagggtgttttttACTCACTTTTCGTCTCCCACAACGTTATTCTtctctcctacagcgtccattacaattacatgcaaatctctgattatgcaaattagacgatgacgtcatttagcgacttttAGGACAGACAATAGAtactttccttactgaggagttggcaacactgaatcTGATTCCCTTTGAGTTGCACCAACACACCgtgacacacattgacacacacacacgctcacacacctAAACAAATAATGAACGATGTTTCCCACCTGGCGAGAAGATAAGTATAACATCTCCCCCATTTACACCATTAATGAGTTCATATGGAGGAAGCTCCTTATGAACACGTTTGATAATTAAATCAGTGGTTTACTTAAGTGGAAATAACTTTTTCTCTGCAGATGTtttacacaataaaatatttttttattttaataccacaacaaatattacatttgttatCATTTTATTCCAATACAACACTGTTCAGCTCCCTGCCTACACAATAACTACATTACTAGTTATTGTGTTTTATCAGTTCTTCACtctcaaaacaacatttgtaaGATATTAAGAAGCAATCTTACTGCAACACTATCTTTGCACGAACAAATATACTCATTTGAAGGTGCTTTAGGGATATATTCTGATAAATTGGTATATTTCACAGAGAAAGTCTGCTCTATAAAGCACTTTAAACATCAGTCTCAGTCATCAGAGTATGCTGTACAGAAAGGTTCGCTATTATTTATTACAACTGCAAAAACTATTGGAAATCTAGTTGTAGTTTCCTATTAGAAACTTAACAGAACTTTAAAATCTTCTTTAACCTCGGGTCATCAGTCTgaatctctttctcctctttctgctcCTGCATGAATCTAAAACACAATGAAGAACATGCATctgtaacacactgatgttaacaacaaattattttatttataagactCATTATTCCACAAGCaatttagtaaaaataaattctgtgtcacatgtctttaaatgccaGTGGGATACAATGATTATGATAATTTAAGAAAAAGCAGGATCTTAGAATTAGCTCCTCTTCTTGGACTTTATGTTTTTCAGTTGCTTATAAATCTCCTGTGGAGAGAAAGACTTGGATAGTCATCAAATTATTGCTGTATTTTCTAAATCATCCTTCTCCTGCCAAATTATAAATCTACCCTGAAGGTTTAGAAATAATTGCCCAAGTGCTTTAGTGGGAACTTTGATTTCATATCAAATGTGACATTAAATCACTATTCTATGTCACGGTTCAGGGCAGGGGAGGACctaaatgcagaaaacagactAAGGTAATAagaggaggccggcggagagaACGGCTGGTGGATAGAACGGCTCTGG
This window contains:
- the LOC115004755 gene encoding trypsin I-P1-like, with protein sequence MTGLLLLLLAGVTVNAAVDLQKRIIGGQPCNRADRLYHVKLISHNVTHESLCGGSLISDRWILTAAHCWVTMTAYVGVHPGPDPATAMTPGSQTHQFHTITRHEIFRDNNGTHDIMLLQLPRATNIIPVPLPNATDCVNNIPIRAEVQIAGYGNTTAEGRFNGTWADVLHCALTDVVDCGRLMQHLQNYPVFFAEHVYQHLFCVQRARVDTCPGDSGGGVVFNGKIYGVISFTGDVNNACSEAAGFMEVCRYRTWINGIMSNP